The window GACATGCTCcttatcaaatttttagaaaaggatACTGGATAGTCAGTAGGCGTACACAAACATCCCTACTAAGTGGACAACCTTTTAATGTCCTCATCGTTCCTAagattatattcaataaagaaccgaagaaaaatgttcaaattacAGGAAGGCTAGAATCACACCCTTTTTAGTCTTTGTATTTATGGAGCATATGTTGTTGATTAATGCCAGAAAGTTATCATCAGTGTGCTCCCAATCAAAATGAGTCTTTTTTCTTGTATAGAATGCACCAATTGGGATTGAGACAATGATTTTTTAGTCTCCCTTGAATAGTCTCCATAGTGAAAATACCTTTGTATGCAGTTGTTGAGGGgaaaaatttgcattttttaggGACTTTTGATTTCCATAAGTTCTTGAATGGAGCTGTTAATTCTGAGGCAGCAACAGGGGTGACATTTGTGAGGATCAGTGGCAGATCAAGAAATTTTACATAGGGGGCACCaaacactatataataaacacactaaaaatgttaaaaaaaatatctcgaCGTTTCACTGATGCTCCAATAATATTCACTACAGTTGTAGCAAAGCAATAAAGAAAGACCGacaattttcatatgatttttttttaatgtaaacatgtgaatttaaaatttgcatacaaaaaagaaaagaaaaaagaaagaataatacattttttatcgAATATTGTTGAGGGAGTGGAAGTTTGGATCACcgattttgttgcattttttaaattttttttgttagataaaAAATGAGGTCTAGGAAATAAGTTAGGGTTATATATGaagtttttttcctcttcttaaaaaattatcttcgCTTTaggaaatcaaattatcttcCTTTCGAGAAATGACtgaaatttaggaagaaatttgatatcttcCTTTTaagaaatcattaaaatttaggaagaaatttgatatttagaaaaagaaaattattgatatttgagaaaaaaattgattgatgttttgaataaaatctattttgtaataaatttaggatgaaatttgatatttgagaaattattgatatttggaagaaaaactatttcgtaaaaataattatagtagATGAGAAGATTTGAACTTACAACCAAGTGGTTGTGCCTGCACAACCGAAGCAAAATTTAAGCAAAGTgaagctaaatttaatatatattgtaatctaacaattcaaaattaatattaaaatacaaaaatcgatAATGTGAGAGGGATGTGTCCGTAATCCCTCAGTAAATCTGCCTTCAAGAATGTGTATGCATGGATCAAATTGGCATAGGATTTTTAAGCATTAACGTAATAAAACGTTTGGTTTCTCCATCAGCAAATGTGTAACCATCTTCCTCCTTATAAAAGAGATCTGAAAGTCGAGCAACATTCAGTACATGGTCAAGGATGAAACTTGGAAACAGCTTGGAGGATTTCATATAGTCTTCAATTATATCTTTCCATGCATTAACCACTTGCTTTTGTAGTTCAGTTACGGCTTCTTCTTCTGATACTCCATATTGTTTCATGTAACATTCAACAGCAGAAGCCACATGCCCTCTCTCTTGTTCaaactaatatattaaaatgaaacatgATTTAAGCTGTTAATTCAGGAAGTCCTTGAACTTTGGTTCATAATATGATTTATTACCTAGCTAGCTAtacttttaagtttataaCAAGTTAGTTCATGACTCTAgtatatataactatttaCTGTACAACACGTATAAAATATTGATCAAAATTACGtatcaatttttatagtttcttattagtttattggttTATTTATACAAGACTGTATAGTTTATCTATCGTATAGACTAATTAGTTGTAGCATACTAAAGTTTAGAGGCGGaaattgttacaaaaaaaaataaagttacgATATTTACGTACCTTGTGAGAAGCTATGTCATTGACAAACCTGCCAATTACACTAGTTGCTCTAAGAAGAATTGGGTCAGTTTGAGCCCATTCATAAACCTGTTTTGAAGCAGCATTATTTCCTATAGTAAGGAAGGATATTGAAGCAAAAACATAGTAGGCTGCTGAAGTGATGGAAACTTTCATGTATTCTTCCACTGTTGGTATGTAACCTTCATTGAACCACTTAGCCTCCATAAAAAAAGCCCTGCATTGATTTTTCATCTGTGCCCAAATAACTCAAAATCGTATTAGAGAACTTTCATGTGTGCATGTTTGAGagtaattttttcaaataaagctAGAACAATCActtttattacatttaaaatCACTCTCAAAATCAGTTTAACGCTCTATTTCACGTACatcaaatgattttaattaaatgaaagttattttctggttttcttaaacaaaatcactaaagtgattttaactattatacattatgattaattatttaccGCTTCTTTTGCACAATCAAATGCAAATGGAATATTGTCAACCTTGCAGATATCTTTTTCAATCCCTTCATAAACTTCAAGAATAGTTTCATAAAGGCCTTTCATGTAATTCGGGAGCATCTCAATACAATTAACATCCCACCTGAAATTTTAATCAACAGTTCCAACTAATAAATTTGGTGtaagaataattatttaaacattcCAACTGATTAAAGAAGTTTATTTTATCAACGTTTATCAgttaaaaatggtaaaattttgctatatttatgaatattttcaataattttaccatttacaataatttttcattattcaaaTCTATGGACTATAGAagtctaaaaaattattattttgatcctTACATTTTTTGTCTCAACTAGACATATCCAAAGTGACAGGAAATTTTCGAATACACGATAGATAAGGTAGGGAGTGGAGagtattattttttccattgaCAATTCAAGGCCAGAGATGGGGAATACATTCTTTGCCCCAGTCTCGACTTCGACTCTAGTGCTGCCCTAATGATCCCCTACCtcgaaaaaaatatttatttatttatatttatcaatttatttagttatatatacaaaaagtaaaaataaaacactatatatttatatttatttataaaaaaacaaaaaaatggaaaatatttcCCCGGAACGTGAAgggttttaaaatattacgaTTTTAACCTTATTTGTTTCCGtctataaagttttaaaagagaaatttttttaaatataataaaattaattagagtaaaattttggattctatcatgGTCTATCAACGCCACTAATAAAAGTATATCGATGTCTATCcgtgtctattattgatagaatataaattttttattatatattgtaaatatttatcaaatttgcttttttttttttagattcttccttttaaaatgtaatttcatttttattttatttttttattttgaatttagttttcattCATTACATGTGTTTAAACattatatttctcttttattttcaagttttcattTATGCTCCCTTTgtttttgacaaaagaaataaaaaatcagtttactgttttaaaataactatgatgtaatcttttttaattaattcaaatggaTTAGAAACTAGTGAAATTAatggttttaattaaaataactaagaGACGTTAGTACCAAAAAGCTAAAgtcaatatttgtaaaaaataaggtataattttgttaaaataaaacgtCTCTAAAATTATGGGTAAAAATTTAccaatttaaaatctaaagaccaaatagaaattaaattcaaaagtaatcaaaaagtaaaagtgtaacacatttagttaaaaaaagaaaaaggtagttgaaaaagaaatggttgaAGAACAAAACCTTTCAATAGAGTGGGTGAATAGTTGAAGTTCTTCGAAGGTGGCATAGGCATCGTACATGTCATCAAGAATGGATAGAAAAGCAATAACTTTTGCTAATAATATTCTACCACTTGAGTACTTTGGTTCATAATATACTCCCATTGCCCAAGTATAGCACTCCACAGCCCTATCTCTTGCAAAACATAATTGCTCCCTCAACATCATATCCTTCCACCACCTATATATTTGCACCCATAATTAGAACATTATGAAAAGatatctaaagaaaaaaaaaaaaattgaaagacgATAGTTGAAACTTCAGTCGAAAAGGCTTCACCTTGAAAATTCACCCAATTCTTTCTGGTAAAGTTTTTGGAGAGAATTGTAGTCCAACTTTGCAAAAGTGAGCAGAACATTATCCTTCAATGGATTGTTTTGATAGAGAGAGATATAATGCCTACTCATAAACCTTGGCATAGCTTTATAAATTGGCCACTTCAAGGAAAATTTAACTTCTTGCGAGAATGGAGAGTTTGAATCCATGGCAATGGCTTGAAGTTGAGTAGTTGTGAAAGCTAAGGCTTTATCCAATATATTTTCTCCCTTCATTCTCAAGTGGGATGCTTCATACAAACTTAATAAACCAACTTCATCCTTTGTAATTGATTCTTTGAAATCTCCACTTTCATTTGTATACTTATTGAATATCTCTGATGAAAAGTTAGCATATAAGTTGAAACATTACaagtaatttttttccaactaatcaaaattctcaattttttttccagcaaaaagtaatttcatataataaaacGGTTGACAGAGACTTACCGcaagaaacaaagaaacctTTTTGTCTAAGCAATCGAAATCTAAGTGCCATGGTGTATAGATCcacatcttcttcatcaaggTTGGAAGCATTATGCATTAGCCCTAaaacttcattaatttcatCCTCAAAGTAGTAATACAAACCTAAACGTTGGATCAAATCAATCAAACTTAGTTTTTCTGAACATTTTTTAGCATCTCCAAACATGCTTCTCACTGCTTCCGTCATTTCTTCGACTTGTTTCATGaccatttcttcatcttcctgatttttcataatatttatttgtccAAGAAAAACCATGTCATATACGTGAACTACTTTTGGGTAGacaattcttttcatttaaaaataattttaagggCAATTGCATTAATTTAACGgcaattctaaaacaaaatatgaacaaatttAGCACCATCTAAATGTGTTTGCATGTATGACACACCTTTATGTTATATCAGTTAGCCGTAGTTTTGTCAAGGCAAATGGACCTATTTGATGCAATATTTCAATGTGATCACTAAGAAGGTTTATCAGCGTAATATGTGTCTTTCATTGATTTGTTGTTCATTTGTTTGCTGTCTTTGCTATTATGTTTATGTATCAATAGAAGTTATTTAAAATGCATggtatatttgacattttatttcaattattattaagcTAATTGTTTGAAGGATGTTCATGCacttttgagtttagtttaCACAATGGTTCAATTATAAGTTGTTCAATCTCATCtcaccttctttttcttcttttcttttcctggTTTGAATTGACTgtttcttccaaaaaaaaaaaaaaaatactaaatatggATTAGTAGGTGCATCCAACCATCCCCACTAGATGCTGATGGACACCCATTTAGCACCTTCATTATACTTGATATATTCAAAAAGTGGTTTGAATtcacttttgaaaaagaaatataaaggAAATGCCAAAATTATTTGTCCCTAATTTTGTACGTTGTCTAGCTAGTACGTTAAAAAGTTAgatgaagaaatcaaattagaCCATAGGCAAATCTTTTGTCACTTTTTCATTCGGAtgataaaagtgatttttgtaccatttcaaaatcagtgtcaattaaattagaaaattttctatatatattcagtccattaaaaataaaataataaaacttgtTAGTGCTTTGTTAATTGACTAAAGATATTTGCTTAAGATCTCTAGTTTGTCGCTTGAGCTATTATTGTAGTTGTCCCAGAATATGTTTTAGAGTTACAATTGTTATGAAAGTTGTGGTTCGGATAGAATATTTATTTCCATGCATACTTATATTATTCTATGTATTTGATCTGTTGcgatgttttttcttttcagagTTATgccaaatttagtttttacaatctttttcattattttgttatgttattCAAGCTCAAGAAGCATTCAATTATAGGGTTGTTGCATTGATTCTTTCTAGTGTTTGTTcaacaaaaaagtttatgaagAATAGAGTGTTCGTTTTGCATACTATGTTCTTTGAATGTGGTGACAAAGTTTAAACTGTTTTTGTTGATGATTGCACTGATTCCCAAACGTATAACTACACTGCTTTGGGGAGCATAAAACtgattcaattaaaaaaggtTTTTCTCATATGCGTAAGGAGTGTTCTAAGGTTCTTTACCGTGAGAATAGAGTTTTTATACACTTAAGGGCAGCCTAACCTTCTCAAGTGTACATAGTTTGTGAGAAAGAAGGACAAATTCAAGTATTATTGAGATTCAATTTATACTAAATCATacacaaacaaacatatatgcATATGCGTACCATCGTGTTGTTGTAATGATGAGAAAGGAAATAATCTCCCCAAGCAGTTGGTTGAAAGTTTGCATATCTACGAACAACAGCATGGCTTAAAGTCTCCTTATGTAGCATATCAGTGGAATCTGATACAACTatttgagatgaaattttcttttttgcatgAAGATAAGCAAAATGGCTTTCATAAAGATTTTGCAACTTCTGCAAGGTTTGTTTCTTAGTTAAATGCAAACTATAATGATGCATCGGATACCAATTGAATGGTGGAAAGACCTTGGATATTAAAATTAAGGAAGtggatgttttattttattaattaatggaaTGAAATTGGATGgtgttttgtttattagtgcaatgcaaaattaattaatgatgatTCGTATACCACTTGAAAAGGTGGGAAGAATTATGGagacttaaaagaaagtgGGATAGCAAAtcattgaaattgaatgacgtatacaaattaaaagctaCATACATATAATAACGATGTATTGGGCAGAAAAATATAAGGGTCACACCCCCAAAAATACCAATTCAAATTTACCAtcccaaaacaataaatttaaaagtcaatAACTCCCGATAGGCTTATGATACTCCTCTTATAGTCgtatgatatcactaattatttgtcatatttagaAGAAATAATTGTGATAatgacaaaaaattaaataacaaactgaaaaatagccaattttaaaagtattaagATTTATAGGAAAACTGGGGTTgtagactttcttttttacttttttaattgattatacCCGTTTGTATATGGAAATTATTTTTCGTTAGAtacaatatatttgtataggtaaaaaaaatgatacaaGATATCacatattcataaatacagtgtatttgcaaaaaccatcaattttgtaaaatattaaataatattttattttggaacgGTATAAGATTACACCAACATCCCCTAGATTTATGCCTGCAATTTATACAggatttttagattttaggcttcaaatcaattaattaacaatttatttttataatttataatatatataataatgactatttgaattcaatttttgcTGTCACCTCTAAAACAATgattaaaatgattaatataatttcatcattttctattttatgaagtttcttttaatatttattaatattttattacataatacatgatacatatttttcatatttctaataacaatttgaagtTAGATTTTATAACATCCAAAAAAATCGtcaatttgaaatcttttaaatgatcgtatccctaaaataatgacaaatataaacataaattcaacgttttttaattatttatatttcaaaatatttataaaaaacttttgaatttaaatacatctaaaatatattgcttaataacaatttgaatttaaaattttagcatTTCCTAAAATCGTGCTAATTACGATTATCCACTTATTTAATTAAAGCAAATTCACTCCTAAGGTCGTGCtatttagtttagttgatATCCCTAGAATAATGGtaaacataaattcaatatcttcggattatttatattccaaaatatttataaaaatttgagtttaaatacctaaaaaatacaaaattttcatttttttatattttcagcCGATTTTACATGTATAGAGGAAAATTCTTATCCTTATCCGACGGTTACATTGTATTTGTGTAGATTGAAATGATGAAATATAATCCAGAATCACAGTGTATTTGCAAATAATTCACAAATAATTGAGTtgtgtaaaaatattaaataaatatttatttttgagatTGATCTGATTTGAATCAACATCCCTAGATTTATGCGTACAATTTATACCAGATTTTCGTGTTTGtagatttattaattaaattttcacaaaatatcAAGATatcacatttaatttaatttaatttatttactttagaaaaatgaaatttactttattaatataatatcaaaatttgatttttattcttattatttttttcgtAATTTATGATATACCGTGGATTTCTAAATAGAGACTCTTGTCATttggaaagagaaagagagttttttaaacaaagaattgttttgggagaaaattttcttacaaaaaaatctttagaGAAAGTTGTTAGAGaaaaactttttagaaaatcgAGAATTGAAGGAAAAGTTTATGCAAAAGATaggttttttattatttcatttgattaCTCAAGTTGCATGTAGTAGAGATTTACTCTCTTCAGAATCTCCACCTCATCaacaactaattttctttcggatttgatatatatattttttctctataaagatagagacaaagaaaaagaaatgaataccctttttttcttttgctttctcatttttttattgttatttttttactttgtctttttcttctctctaaaaatatatataaaaataaaagattatgtaattatatttaagtttatttttttatacttattattattaatatacctattatttgttattaatattttttttatattgctCTTTTTTAACTTCTCATTGTATTTTACTAGTTTTTTCCCTTCtccttttaactttatttttatcattattgttattgctttttatatatatttaaaacttattattattaatttatttgtaccatcattttctttaattcttattattattatgagtGGCGACAACCCAACTTGCAGCCACAcctctatttttatataaaaaaattcattctttttattttccttttattcctTCCttcattcctttctttcttctttcctttttttttttggttgtttatggtttttattctttttcttctttatttaactTATTGTTCTTACCTCCCTAATAGTTATTattatgtaatattaaatttataaatatttattttacgTTTTGCAATATTACCACGGTATTTTATATcagttaattgttttttttttacatcatatttatctttatattttaccattctaaaaaaaattcgacgatgaaattagaaatatcTGGGAGTCGTTTCTTTGACAGTCCAAGATTcgatttttaatatttttttaaaaaataaaattcttacTTGCTTAATTCGTTgtaaaacatatttgatttcattgtgCATTAATTCCTATTgtcttaattttgaaacatttcttaaatttcattttttagccatttagaaatttttactttaaaactatcatttttatttttttttttaaaaaggtttaaaatataaatatatacttcaTAATcctaatcaacttttttaataacatactTCTATTTCgctaaagaaaaagaaaaattctatgatgaaatttagaaaatttgggaGTCCGATTTCCTATAATTCTTAAGGTGAGGGATCAATATCTTTAGGAGTCCGATATTTGAttccaagaaaaaatgaatttaatcaatatttgtaaaaaatctttattcgAAGACTAGCCCATAATAGactttgagaaattgtaataatttctcattttcttaacGTGAGAAGTTTCCTTAGGGAATATTAtttcacttattttatgagatcattgcttcaatattggagtaatgagaggtaaaataagacattagttttaaaataaattaaaaaatgttttcaattcgagatttaaaatttggccACCGTTTTTCTAAATGGGTGTTGTGAGGTGCTAATAGCTTTCCCATACACAAATGACTCTCGAACTCAACTCTATTTTTCgcagacattttttttaaaaaaattgtttactttatttcggcgtccaatcacaccgtaaaaaagattggtgacGACTCCTATTTTCCTttaaaactaactcttttgagGACGTCGGCCGCTTTGTGTCGTTTCGAGCACGTGGTGACACGCCTTAACTAGATATTTATGCAAATTAAATTCTAGGTTTAATTGATCAATAGGCCTATAGCCAAACAAACTTAACTAACTGCTTCAACATACGTGGTAATCAAGTAATCATCAAgcattcaaaaataaaatataaattgagttcaaaaatcacaaatacattgaaatataatattaaaaaagaatatagtACCATGGTGGTGTAGAATATAGTACCTTAACCCATTCTCGACATGTCAAGCAATGACgagattttcaaaaaaataggAGTTGTGATATGGGTGCGGGAAATTGGagatcatttaaatatagctcgaaaaaaatatatataaataaacgaTGTGCCATGGTGGTGTAGAAGGAATGTGTAGTcaatcaagaacaaaaaatagtcaatcaacaacaacaaatgaaagaaGGAACTCAAATTAAGGGGAATAAGATAGTGTATTTTCACTTTATCACATTCTTTCCTTATTGTCATctaattactttatttttgttttgttgtagTGATTTCttatattgtttgattttctttcttattgtcACATTTGATTGTTTGCATAAACCTAATTGATAtctatttactatttaaatatatgatttcCATGACATGATCCATACCAAGTCACCAAGTACAAAATACAAACTTAATGTCACAACTGTTTCATTTAAGACAGAtgtttgctatatttaattatcactaatagaacAAAGTAAGGAGTTTTCAAACAATTGTAAAGAGTATTTATCaaatactatttacaaaatatagcaaacataaaatatttatcattgatagaaccTAAAATTTTTGCTCATATTacactatatttgaaaatactcTTTTATCAAACTAAGAGTAGAGAATAATCTCACACACTTGAGTCAAAgtcatatatacttttttatttttttaaaggagaCTAGTGTGTGATAGTGCATCTGGGAGTCTCCACTGATTCCTTTAGCAGTATTAGACCCTCAACAGTATATTCAAGTAATGAGCAAGGTTATATGGCAGAGATATCCAAATGGGCTGGAGTACTAAGTCCAATGTACATCACCGTTATTTTAACAAAGCTCTAAAGTTAGTGAAATTGTACTCAGGTCGTAGTCTTTGAATAACTTGTGCCTACTAGACCACAAGTTATTCAGGTTGTGATTATCTTCCCAAGAATGAACAATATgcttctttgtttgttttttaataagcGGTTATTTCTTTCGAGCCAAATGATCCCTTCAAATACGATGACGgttgttagttttattttgtcataATTTTATCCTACTTACTTCCGTCAAATGATCCCTTCGTTTCTAAGTTAGTGAAATGCACAATAACCAGAGTTGAGGAgcatttgttataatttaagCCTTGTTTTAAACAACTTTGGAACTTTGGCAATGATACATATGGACAAGGAGGGATTTAGATGGGGCTTTTGAGTGttcttaaattatatatcttttgccttacaacttttctttaaaatataaataaataacattaagAAAGCAATCCACACTAGctacttttcattctttaacGCTTGCAATAGGTgcttatttcatattttgcaAACATgacaaatacttttaaattcaaattttaaactttttttatttcataattgccctaacaattaattaatagaaaagaaaaagacatagGAAAAAGTGACGATAAGATGTGTGTCATAGTCGATAAAGGTAAGCAACGGGTATGTGGATTGGTGGTTTTCTACATGCATTTCACATCTCTATCAAGAAACTCCAGTTCACATCTATTAGGAATTTCTTGTATCTTCGTTTCATGAAGATTATCTTTCTCTTACATAAACATCTCATTTGCTCttaaatgaacatttttaCTGATTATAAACTTCTTGTCAGTGGGGTGTCACCTCTTGAAACCCTTTACCCCTTTTATGAAGCCAACAAACATGCATTTAATAGCTCTTGCCTTTAGTTTTCCTTGATTTTGATGGACATACACTACACATTCAAATACCTTGAGATCACTTAGATTTGGAGGGTGGTTGGACCATTTCGCCTCAGGTGTTAAGAATCCTAAAGAAGTATGAGACCTTCTATTCAGTGTGTACATATAGCATAGGCAGTTGATCcaatccaaaatttttcttctagGACAGCATCTGACAGTAGGCATCTTTCTCTTTCCATGATTGTTCTATTGAGTCTTTCTGCCACCCCATTTTGTTAAGGTGTGTATCTCACTATTTTATGTCTTGTGATACCATTTTTCCGacagaaaatattaaataccTCTCTACAAAACTTCAAACCATTGTCAGTTCTAAGGTACTTGATTTCTTTATCAGCTTGTTTTTCTATCATTAGTTTTcactctttaaattttttaaaaatttgatcttttaatttttaagaaaataaatccaGATTTTTCAAAGGATAAGATGTATCTTAAGCCACTTAGGCTTGGAGTTGAGGGTGGATCCCATAGATCCGAATGGATGTAGTCTAGGATTCCTTTAGTTGTGTGTTGTACTTTGGTGAagctttgttttt of the Cucumis sativus cultivar 9930 chromosome 3, Cucumber_9930_V3, whole genome shotgun sequence genome contains:
- the LOC101207046 gene encoding (-)-germacrene D synthase, which encodes MLHKETLSHAVVRRYANFQPTAWGDYFLSHHYNNTMEDEEMVMKQVEEMTEAVRSMFGDAKKCSEKLSLIDLIQRLGLYYYFEDEINEVLGLMHNASNLDEEDVDLYTMALRFRLLRQKGFFVSCEIFNKYTNESGDFKESITKDEVGLLSLYEASHLRMKGENILDKALAFTTTQLQAIAMDSNSPFSQEVKFSLKWPIYKAMPRFMSRHYISLYQNNPLKDNVLLTFAKLDYNSLQKLYQKELGEFSRWWKDMMLREQLCFARDRAVECYTWAMGVYYEPKYSSGRILLAKVIAFLSILDDMYDAYATFEELQLFTHSIERWDVNCIEMLPNYMKGLYETILEVYEGIEKDICKVDNIPFAFDCAKEAMKNQCRAFFMEAKWFNEGYIPTVEEYMKVSITSAAYYVFASISFLTIGNNAASKQVYEWAQTDPILLRATSVIGRFVNDIASHKFEQERGHVASAVECYMKQYGVSEEEAVTELQKQVVNAWKDIIEDYMKSSKLFPSFILDHVLNVARLSDLFYKEEDGYTFADGETKRFITLMLKNPMPI